DNA from Synechococcales cyanobacterium CNB:
GGACGTACCCGGTCGAGGTCCGGCACGCGCCGCCGGACGCCGCGGACGCCACGATGTCCGAGGCGATCGTCCACACGCTGCTGGGGCTTGAGGCCGAGGGCTTGGGCGACGTGCTCGTGTTCCTGCCGGGCGAGCGTGAGATCCGCGAGGCGGCCGAGGCGTTGCGGGCCGCGCCGGGCGCGGAGGGGCGGGAGGTGCTGCCGCTCTACGCCAGGCTCTCCGCGGAGGAGCAGGACCGCGTGTTCCGCGCGCACAACGGGCGGCGCGTGATCCTGGCGACGAACGTGGCGGAAACGTCGCTTACGGTGCCGGGCGTCCGTTTCGTGATCGACACGGGCGTCGCGCGGATCAACCGCTACAGCCCGCGCTCGCGCATCCAGCGGCTGGAGGTCGAGCCGATCTCGCGTGCGTCGGCGGACCAGCGGGCCGGCCGGTGCGGACGCGTGCGTGAGGGGATCTGCGTCCGCTTGTACAGCGAGACCGACGACGAGTCGCGCCCCAGGTTCACCGATCCGGAGATCCTGCGGACGAACCTGGCGGGGGTGATCCTCCAGATGGCCGCGCTGCGGCTGGGCGAGGTGGAGCGATTCCCGTTCGTCGAGGCGCCCTCGGCGCGGATGATCCGCGACGGGCGCGACACGCTGGTCGAGCTGGGCGCGATGGGAGCCGACGGCGGGCTGACCGAGATCGGCCGTCGACTGGCGCGGTTGCCGGTCGATCCGAGGCTCGGACGGATGCTGCTGGCGGCGGAACGGGAGGGGTCGCTGCGCGAGGCGCTGATCATCGTGGCGGGCTTGTCGGTGCGAGATCCGCGCGACAGGCCGATCGACAAGCGGGACGAGGCGGACGCGGCGCACCGGGCGAACGCCGACCCCCGTTCGGACTTCCTGACGCTTGTGCGTGTGTGGGAGGAGTTCCACAAGGCCGCGCGGGAGTCGTCGCGCCGGGGGTTGCAGGGCTGGTGCCGGGAGCGGTTCCTGTCGCACGCGCGGATGCGGGAGTGGCAGGACGTTCACCACCAGCTGCACGCGATGGCGATGGAACTCGGGATGCGGATCAACGCCGCGCACCCGCACGAGGACCGCGTGCACCGGGCGCTGCTGACGGGGCTGCTGGTGCACGTGGGCCGGCTGCGCGAGCGCCACGAGTACGAGGGGCCGAGCGGGACGAAGTTCAGGATTCACCCGGGGTCCGTGATGCACGGGCGCGATCCGCCCTGGATTGTTGCGGCGGAGCTGGTGCAGACGACGCGGCTGTACGCGAGGATTGTCGCGCCGGTGCGAGCGTCGTGGGTGGAGCGGCTCGGGTCGCACCTGCTGTCGCGGACGTATTCCGAGCCGCGATGGGATGCGCGGCGCGAGCGTGCGGTCGCGTTCGAGACGGTGTCGCTGCTCGGGCTGCCGGTGGTCGATCGCAGGCGGGTTGATTTCGGGGGCGTGAACCCGGCCGAGGCGCGGGCGCTGTTCATTCACCACGCGCTGGTCGAGGGCGGGCACGCGAGCGGGGCCGATTTCGAGCGGCACAACCGGCGCGTGGTCGAACGAGTGCGCGCGCTGAGCGCGAAACTCCGCCGCGACGAGAGTGCGGCGCAGGCCCAGCGGCGCTTCGACTTCTACGACCGCAGAGTGCCGCCGGGCGTCTGGACGGGGCGTGCGTTCGAGGCGTGGCGGCTGCGCGCGGAACGCGACGATCCGATGGCCCTCTACTTCGACGAGCGAGAACTGGCCGGTCCGCTCGCCGAGGCCGCGTCGGCGGAGTCGTTTCCCGACACGATCCGCGTCGGCGGCGTGGAACTGCCGATTGACTACGCGCACGACCCCGGCGGAGATGCGGACGGAGTCACCATCACCGTGCCGCTCGGGGCGGCGTGGTCGCTCACGCAGGCGGCGGTGGACTGGGCGGTGCCGGGAAACGTCCGCGACGCGGCGATCGCGCTCGTGCGGACCCTGCCTCGCGCGGCGCGGCGGTCGCTCGGGCCTGCGCCCGAGATCGTGGATTCGTTCCTGGCGTCGTCGCCGGATCGTTCGTGTCCGCTGGTTGAAGGACTCGCGGCGTTCATCGGCCGCACGCGCGGCGTGACGGTCCGTGCCGGCAACTTCGCCCCGGACGCCGTGCCGGAGCACTTGAGGGCGCGTGTCGCCGTGGTGGACGAGGGCGGCCGCGCGGTGGCTTGCGGGCACGACGTCGCCGCCGTTCGCGCGTCGATACGCGGCGCGCTGGCCGAAGCGCTCCGCGTCGTGCGGAGCGACTACAACCGGGCGGCGATCTCCGACTGGACGATCGGCGACCCGCCCGAGAGCGTCGTGATCGCGCTCGGCGGCGCGAGCGTGCGGGCGTGGCCGGCGATGGCCGAGGAGATGCGAGCGGCTGCGGTGCGGCTGTTCACTTCGCGCGATGAGGCCGAGGCGGCGTGGCCGATCGGCGTCCGACGACTCCTCCGCGTTCGACTTGCCGGCGAGTTGCGGACGCTCATCGAGCACCTGCCGGGCGTCGAGCGGCTCCGGCTTCTGTACGCCACGCTCGGAAGCGCGGACGCGCTGCACGAGGATCTTGCGGTGATGGCGGTCGAGCGCGCGTGCCCCGTCCCGCTCGCGGCGATCCGGACGTCGGCAGCGTTCGAGCGGGCGGTGTCCGAGACGTGGGGCCGCCTCTCGCCCGCGCTCGTCGAAGCGGCGAGGGTTGCAGAGAGGACGCTCGAAGCCGTGCAGCGGGTTCGCGTACTCATTGAAAGCAACCCCGAACTCCTGCATGGCGAATCCGGGGAGGACATCGCCTCGCAGTTGGATCACCTGATCCCGGCCGGGTTCCTGGCGTCCACGGCGGCCGACCAATTGCGGCACTATCCGCGTTATCTCGCCGCGCTCGAGGCCCGGCTTCGCAGGCTGGCGGCAGGCCGCACGGCGGGAGAGCGGGCCGCGTTGGACACGGTCGCGCCGGCGTG
Protein-coding regions in this window:
- the hrpA gene encoding ATP-dependent RNA helicase HrpA; this translates as MSESAAMVRSLLPSCMATDRERIARRLRAADHAGRRDEIRSLHAQAERSAQRAAARAGRIRSIDYPPELPIVAERERILSAIREHQAVVVCGETGSGKSTQLPKFCLELGRGATGVIAHTQPRRVAARSIASRVAAELRVPLGRAVGYKVRFNDRTSPDTLVKVMTDGVLLAETQGDRRLLAYDTIIIDEAHERSLNVDFLLGYLRQLLPKRHDLKVIVTSATIDPERFSRHFGGCPVIEVSGRTYPVEVRHAPPDAADATMSEAIVHTLLGLEAEGLGDVLVFLPGEREIREAAEALRAAPGAEGREVLPLYARLSAEEQDRVFRAHNGRRVILATNVAETSLTVPGVRFVIDTGVARINRYSPRSRIQRLEVEPISRASADQRAGRCGRVREGICVRLYSETDDESRPRFTDPEILRTNLAGVILQMAALRLGEVERFPFVEAPSARMIRDGRDTLVELGAMGADGGLTEIGRRLARLPVDPRLGRMLLAAEREGSLREALIIVAGLSVRDPRDRPIDKRDEADAAHRANADPRSDFLTLVRVWEEFHKAARESSRRGLQGWCRERFLSHARMREWQDVHHQLHAMAMELGMRINAAHPHEDRVHRALLTGLLVHVGRLRERHEYEGPSGTKFRIHPGSVMHGRDPPWIVAAELVQTTRLYARIVAPVRASWVERLGSHLLSRTYSEPRWDARRERAVAFETVSLLGLPVVDRRRVDFGGVNPAEARALFIHHALVEGGHASGADFERHNRRVVERVRALSAKLRRDESAAQAQRRFDFYDRRVPPGVWTGRAFEAWRLRAERDDPMALYFDERELAGPLAEAASAESFPDTIRVGGVELPIDYAHDPGGDADGVTITVPLGAAWSLTQAAVDWAVPGNVRDAAIALVRTLPRAARRSLGPAPEIVDSFLASSPDRSCPLVEGLAAFIGRTRGVTVRAGNFAPDAVPEHLRARVAVVDEGGRAVACGHDVAAVRASIRGALAEALRVVRSDYNRAAISDWTIGDPPESVVIALGGASVRAWPAMAEEMRAAAVRLFTSRDEAEAAWPIGVRRLLRVRLAGELRTLIEHLPGVERLRLLYATLGSADALHEDLAVMAVERACPVPLAAIRTSAAFERAVSETWGRLSPALVEAARVAERTLEAVQRVRVLIESNPELLHGESGEDIASQLDHLIPAGFLASTAADQLRHYPRYLAALEARLRRLAAGRTAGERAALDTVAPAWWRYIDALGRLDSHPPLARDELRSYRWMVEELRVSVFSQGLGTAQPVSARRLDEQWGRVQAAAAG